One window of Gloeothece citriformis PCC 7424 genomic DNA carries:
- the crtA gene encoding cyanoexosortase A has translation MDWLRQLQKPNYWLLGLTAAIASLHLVILDQSSDQNLFSMSLLLWLAIASLLWDKRDQLKLDSGILPTLVGIGLIALVLLRSISPSGYQVYFSPFICGIALCLMASGVKQLHQYWKEILILGLFVLYPVFDKFLTAINLAKITAIFSTFFLWIAGYDVHREGVFIALPTGKVEVLGGCAGIEIVILMFSTAVLFLLMFPQNYRQKLICLIIAPAIGFIINAIRISILTLIVGYSDKETFNYWHGDDGALVFSMMSVLLFGVFCWFFYIRKDISDPKPEVLLKDDLQVEKNYDQ, from the coding sequence ATGGATTGGCTTAGACAATTACAAAAGCCTAACTATTGGTTACTAGGACTCACTGCTGCTATTGCTAGTTTACATTTAGTCATTCTCGATCAAAGCAGTGATCAGAATTTGTTCAGTATGAGTCTTTTACTTTGGTTAGCGATCGCCTCTCTTTTATGGGATAAACGAGATCAATTAAAATTAGACAGTGGAATACTCCCTACTCTGGTTGGGATAGGGTTAATTGCTTTGGTCTTGTTGAGAAGTATATCTCCATCGGGTTATCAAGTTTATTTTTCACCTTTTATTTGTGGAATAGCTTTGTGCTTAATGGCTTCTGGAGTCAAACAATTACATCAATATTGGAAAGAAATTTTAATTTTAGGGTTATTTGTTTTATATCCGGTATTTGACAAGTTTCTCACCGCTATTAATTTAGCTAAAATAACCGCTATTTTTTCTACATTTTTCTTATGGATAGCTGGATATGATGTTCATCGAGAAGGAGTTTTTATTGCTTTACCTACCGGAAAAGTAGAAGTATTAGGAGGCTGTGCAGGAATAGAAATAGTAATTTTAATGTTTTCTACGGCTGTCTTATTCTTGCTTATGTTTCCCCAAAATTATCGGCAAAAACTGATTTGTTTAATTATCGCTCCGGCCATTGGATTTATAATTAATGCTATACGGATTTCTATCTTAACTTTGATTGTAGGATATTCTGATAAAGAGACATTTAACTATTGGCATGGAGATGATGGAGCTTTGGTCTTTTCTATGATGTCAGTTCTTCTGTTTGGTGTATTTTGTTGGTTTTTCTATATTCGTAAAGACATTTCTGATCCCAAGCCAGAAGTTTTATTAAAAGATGACTTACAGGTAGAAAAAAACTATGATCAATAA
- a CDS encoding cyanoexosortase A system-associated protein, with protein MINNTQDLSKSSILWPKIRLSLLGLTLVGILGVLFKLIWFPAEDKKLSTTDFVFPQTVPLSNWEQQETRKLRLIPKKENGLRPGFDPGQLYKYVKDKDALEVEARYAKYHGNINSHLIVYRQLPPATISPKIKYLKDTGYYGVFTHKNQAFLSACVNPKGQSTATEQQFTKNRYLNSWSIQRTFLWLIGQEDLFDGRCLWTLMSVPISNYDPYLLVLEKDLEDEYQKLETAWVEWYRWWKNNLPSY; from the coding sequence ATGATCAATAATACACAAGATTTGTCAAAATCTTCGATTCTTTGGCCAAAAATTAGACTATCTTTACTCGGTTTGACCTTGGTGGGAATTTTAGGGGTACTTTTCAAACTTATTTGGTTTCCGGCTGAAGATAAAAAACTATCAACCACTGACTTTGTTTTTCCTCAGACAGTTCCTTTATCAAACTGGGAACAACAGGAAACTAGAAAACTGCGATTAATCCCAAAAAAAGAAAATGGGTTACGTCCAGGGTTTGATCCCGGACAACTTTATAAATATGTCAAAGATAAAGATGCTTTAGAAGTTGAAGCTCGTTATGCCAAGTATCATGGCAATATTAATTCACACCTCATTGTATATAGACAACTCCCACCAGCAACCATAAGTCCCAAAATTAAATATTTAAAAGATACGGGTTACTATGGAGTCTTTACTCACAAAAATCAAGCTTTTCTAAGTGCCTGTGTTAACCCTAAAGGACAAAGTACAGCAACAGAACAGCAATTTACTAAAAATCGTTATTTAAACAGTTGGAGCATACAACGGACTTTTTTATGGCTCATCGGACAAGAAGATTTATTTGATGGTCGCTGTTTATGGACTCTGATGTCTGTTCCTATTAGTAATTATGACCCTTATCTGTTAGTCTTAGAAAAAGATTTAGAAGATGAATACCAAAAATTAGAGACTGCATGGGTTGAGTGGTATCGCTGGTGGAAAAATAATCTACCTTCGTACTAA